The uncultured Bacteroides sp. genome has a segment encoding these proteins:
- a CDS encoding DUF4249 domain-containing protein, producing MLHNRYFTSISKCYTYFSYVFRVFSVCLLVMFASCTETIDINTDNSKPVIVIYGTVTDELSYQEVSVSSSAGYFDNKVNPKISGAKVTITSGSDVYSLKEVSGTPGLYRTTTKMAGAPGRTYKLKVEVDYNDDGVNEVYEATADMEGKVPLDSIKVGRQLLSQYNYFPVKIYAQDPSTDDYYLCRYEINDSVYNKISRYIVFDDTSLNGQYIDGIPVGYFPDVKDKSKYSDSDVKEMTFMAEGDSVKFQMSRITKGYYRFLFQCQQEKNGEDPFFGGPLSNIDTNISNGGTGYFAAFAVSEAKGVAPKQDK from the coding sequence ATGTTACACAATAGATATTTTACAAGCATATCAAAATGCTATACTTACTTTTCGTATGTGTTCAGAGTGTTCTCTGTCTGCCTGCTGGTGATGTTTGCCAGTTGTACGGAGACTATTGATATTAATACGGATAATTCAAAGCCGGTGATTGTTATTTACGGTACTGTTACGGATGAATTGTCTTATCAGGAAGTGAGTGTGAGTAGTTCGGCCGGTTATTTTGATAATAAGGTTAATCCGAAGATTTCAGGAGCAAAGGTTACCATCACTTCGGGTAGTGATGTGTACTCTTTGAAAGAGGTGAGTGGAACTCCGGGATTGTATCGTACAACAACTAAGATGGCGGGTGCTCCCGGACGGACTTATAAACTGAAAGTGGAGGTGGATTACAACGACGACGGAGTAAACGAAGTATATGAGGCTACTGCTGATATGGAAGGAAAAGTTCCTCTCGATTCTATTAAAGTGGGACGGCAGCTGCTTTCGCAATACAATTATTTTCCGGTTAAGATCTATGCTCAGGATCCTTCAACAGATGATTATTACCTGTGCCGTTATGAAATAAATGACTCTGTATACAATAAAATAAGCCGGTATATAGTTTTTGATGATACAAGTTTGAACGGTCAGTATATTGATGGAATACCTGTAGGATACTTTCCTGATGTGAAAGATAAGAGCAAATATAGTGACAGTGATGTGAAAGAGATGACTTTTATGGCTGAGGGTGACTCGGTGAAGTTTCAGATGAGCCGGATAACCAAGGGATATTACAGGTTTCTGTTCCAATGTCAGCAGGAGAAGAATGGGGAAGATCCTTTCTTTGGCGGACCACTGAGCAACATTGATACGAATATATCAAACGGAGGTACAGGCTATTTTGCTGCTTTTGCTGTTTCAGAAGCGAAAGGAGTGGCTCCTAAACAAGACAAGTAA